Below is a window of Rhizophagus irregularis chromosome 10, complete sequence DNA.
TGATAATAATGCTTCGATCCATGAATACTTGTTTCCCACTTCTTTACAACTATTTGCAAATTCATTAAGAAGAGATTTAATGGATTCAATCTGAGTCGAAATACTAGGTGATAGGGTTGTAATTAATAGCTCAGCTACAGAGACACCCAGAATCTATGAAGATCCAGTTTCCAAGTCAGATGATGAGGATATGGGTCTCGGCCTCTTTGGGGATTAGTGATTGCTCGACCCAGAGCATTAGGAATCCTCTCTGAATTTTCTGCCAGaaagaaagcaaaaaaaatattatttcattagaCATATAAAATTGGCAGAAGCCTGCATCTC
It encodes the following:
- a CDS encoding uncharacterized protein (SECRETED:cutsite_SIS-TQ; SECRETED:prob_0.2647); SECRETED:SignalP(1-22) encodes the protein MLWILGVSVAELLITTLSPSISTQIESIKSLLNEFANSCKEVGNKYSWIEALLSSDLEIGASGIWVEGPQLHTSASSDNLANEIYSNDQDNIS